A portion of the Paenibacillus hamazuiensis genome contains these proteins:
- the nadX gene encoding aspartate dehydrogenase, producing MLKIGIIGYGTIGEDVAQFLLKGEAGAARLEAVLVRDETRFARAASAEYVITDKEELFFAKRMDVIVECAGHEAVRTYGETVLSSGADLILVSVGALADEALQESLMAKAAECGRKIIVPSAAIGGLDRIAAGSVGPMEEVTLITRKPVKAWYGTLVERQVNLAALSEPYCAFEGAARDAARLFPESVNVSAALSLAGIGFDRTKVKVFADPGINHNTHEIEAKGKFGQIKLQIRNTPSDRNPKTGYIVAMSIIKTIRNLNSPFVIGI from the coding sequence ATGCTGAAAATCGGAATTATCGGATATGGAACGATTGGAGAAGATGTCGCCCAGTTTTTGCTGAAAGGAGAGGCAGGTGCGGCCCGTCTCGAAGCCGTCCTCGTGCGCGACGAAACCCGTTTTGCACGTGCGGCATCGGCTGAATATGTGATCACGGACAAAGAAGAGCTGTTCTTTGCCAAGCGGATGGACGTTATCGTTGAGTGTGCGGGCCATGAGGCCGTCAGAACCTACGGGGAAACGGTATTGTCCAGCGGAGCCGACCTCATTTTGGTCAGCGTCGGCGCGCTCGCAGACGAGGCGCTGCAGGAAAGTTTAATGGCCAAAGCCGCCGAATGCGGCCGGAAAATCATCGTACCTTCGGCAGCGATCGGTGGTTTGGACCGGATTGCCGCAGGGAGCGTAGGCCCTATGGAAGAAGTGACGCTGATCACGCGAAAGCCGGTCAAAGCCTGGTACGGCACTTTGGTAGAGCGGCAGGTCAATCTGGCAGCCTTGAGCGAGCCTTACTGCGCCTTCGAGGGCGCAGCGCGGGATGCGGCCCGGTTGTTTCCGGAAAGTGTCAACGTATCCGCGGCGCTAAGCTTGGCAGGCATCGGCTTCGACCGCACGAAGGTGAAGGTGTTCGCCGATCCCGGGATCAACCACAATACGCATGAGATTGAGGCGAAAGGCAAATTCGGGCAGATCAAGCTGCAGATCCGCAATACCCCCTCCGACCGCAATCCCAAAACCGGTTATATCGTAGCGATGAGCATCATCAAAACAATCCGAAATTTAAATTCCCCCTTTGTGATCGGCATATAG
- a CDS encoding 2Fe-2S iron-sulfur cluster-binding protein, whose translation MPTVKLHQNGEVYQQEVDANSNLVVLAGVKKFPHLKYGCGMGKCTKCTVKVISGGESLPEPNWKENKMLGDKLGEGYRLACQLYISENIEIVQE comes from the coding sequence ATGCCTACAGTCAAATTACACCAAAACGGTGAGGTTTATCAGCAGGAAGTGGACGCAAACAGCAATTTGGTTGTTTTAGCCGGGGTGAAAAAATTCCCTCATCTGAAGTACGGCTGCGGCATGGGGAAATGCACGAAATGCACGGTCAAAGTGATTTCGGGAGGCGAAAGCCTTCCCGAGCCGAACTGGAAGGAAAACAAAATGCTCGGCGATAAGCTCGGCGAAGGGTATCGCTTGGCCTGCCAGCTTTATATCAGCGAAAATATCGAAATCGTTCAGGAATAA
- a CDS encoding GlcG/HbpS family heme-binding protein, with protein sequence MKSALKLELEEAKIMIEAAKKAAEEVKALETICIVDDGGYVIAMERMNGGRITGPEIAMAKAFTASGHKRSTHLFNQPGGPATTTGEAFGIHVMIPGKFAIFVGGFPIVVNGEVVGGVGVSGGNGEQDTAVGTAALKALQEHLGSEYEVMTQADIKK encoded by the coding sequence ATGAAATCGGCATTAAAGCTGGAGCTGGAGGAAGCGAAAATCATGATCGAAGCCGCCAAAAAAGCGGCGGAGGAAGTGAAGGCGCTGGAGACGATCTGCATCGTCGACGACGGAGGTTATGTGATCGCGATGGAGCGCATGAACGGCGGGCGCATCACCGGTCCTGAGATCGCGATGGCCAAAGCGTTTACCGCGAGCGGCCATAAGCGCTCCACGCATTTGTTCAACCAGCCGGGAGGGCCGGCGACGACAACCGGGGAAGCGTTCGGGATTCATGTGATGATTCCCGGCAAGTTCGCGATTTTCGTCGGCGGTTTCCCAATCGTCGTGAACGGGGAAGTCGTCGGCGGCGTCGGCGTCAGCGGCGGCAACGGCGAGCAGGACACCGCGGTCGGCACCGCGGCTTTGAAGGCGCTGCAGGAGCACCTCGGCAGCGAATACGAAGTGATGACGCAGGCGGATATCAAAAAATAG
- a CDS encoding chromate transporter: MTLLDIFWAFFVPNILGYGGGPPIIPLLQGEVVDHFGWQSLEQFGDVLALGNALPSPIATKLGGYIGYQVAGIPGAAVALIATIAPTAVAMVILFKFREAFKTSPQVAAMTEIVRPIVAVLLGTLAYQFLASAYQSVGLWQTALLTALSLVALEKLKLHPGLVVGGALLYGAFVLG; encoded by the coding sequence ATGACGCTGCTCGACATCTTTTGGGCTTTTTTCGTCCCCAATATACTCGGGTATGGCGGAGGACCGCCGATCATTCCGCTGCTGCAGGGCGAGGTCGTCGACCATTTCGGCTGGCAAAGCCTGGAGCAGTTCGGCGATGTGCTGGCGCTCGGCAACGCGCTGCCGAGCCCGATAGCGACCAAGCTGGGCGGCTATATCGGCTACCAGGTGGCCGGCATTCCCGGCGCTGCGGTCGCTTTAATCGCTACGATTGCGCCGACTGCGGTCGCGATGGTCATTTTGTTCAAGTTCCGCGAGGCGTTCAAAACGTCGCCGCAGGTTGCGGCCATGACCGAAATTGTCCGGCCGATCGTCGCCGTGCTGCTCGGTACGCTCGCCTATCAGTTTCTGGCGAGCGCCTACCAGTCCGTCGGCCTGTGGCAAACGGCGCTGCTCACGGCGCTCAGCCTTGTCGCACTGGAAAAGCTCAAGCTTCATCCGGGCCTCGTGGTCGGAGGAGCCCTTTTATACGGCGCCTTTGTACTGGGCTGA
- a CDS encoding TenA family transcriptional regulator, translating to MAQTLTQDRLMNKEEFRHALEQAIEGNAVAKAPFTTMWANGELKKEHFARWVEQHYAYVGPFAEYLAYIYANCPHEDARDFLLQNMWEEELGGDRHTDLLIRFGEACGTTRERIESMEHLLPETIGLQSWCYRMAFKENFLFATAALVVGLESQVPAIYRRQTPTLREKYGFTDEEVEFFDLHIVSDEIHGERGYQIVLEYARTPEDQQRCIKIVEEATRMRRMYIAAISREFCQQ from the coding sequence ATGGCACAAACGTTAACGCAAGACCGATTGATGAACAAAGAGGAGTTCCGCCACGCTTTGGAACAAGCCATCGAAGGGAATGCCGTAGCGAAAGCTCCTTTTACGACGATGTGGGCGAACGGCGAGCTGAAGAAGGAACACTTCGCCAGATGGGTGGAGCAGCATTACGCTTACGTCGGACCGTTTGCCGAATATTTGGCTTACATCTACGCGAACTGTCCGCATGAGGACGCCAGAGACTTCCTGCTGCAGAACATGTGGGAGGAAGAGCTCGGGGGCGACCGTCACACGGATCTCCTGATCCGCTTCGGCGAAGCCTGCGGCACGACCCGTGAGAGGATCGAATCGATGGAGCATCTGCTTCCGGAAACGATCGGCCTTCAGTCCTGGTGCTACCGGATGGCTTTCAAGGAAAATTTCCTGTTTGCGACAGCGGCGCTCGTCGTCGGTCTTGAGTCGCAGGTTCCCGCGATTTACCGCCGGCAAACCCCGACTTTGCGCGAGAAATACGGCTTTACGGACGAAGAGGTGGAATTTTTCGATCTGCATATTGTGTCCGATGAAATTCACGGCGAACGCGGCTACCAAATCGTCCTCGAATATGCCAGAACTCCGGAGGACCAGCAGCGCTGCATCAAGATCGTCGAAGAGGCGACGAGAATGCGCAGAATGTACATAGCGGCGATCTCCCGCGAATTTTGCCAGCAGTAA
- a CDS encoding aldehyde dehydrogenase family protein, with protein MATETLVETFKNLIDGQWVESASGETFASTNPANAAEIVGRFQASAEEDVNRAIEAAQRAFPAWRETAPSKRADILYKAADWLEAGLERFAEELTREEGKTLAASRMEVKRSAQTLRYYASEGMNVAGETLPSDDPETFVYTRREPLGVVTVITPWNFPLSIPARKIAPALVTGNTVVFKPASDTPLIACRLVQALHGAGMPAGVINFVTGSASKTGTPLVTHPAVKAVTFTGSTGAGEKINRSVRLSTRVQLELGGKNPLIVMDDADVEQAAELAVKGGFELTGQACTGTSRVIVMDSVHDRFVEALVARTRALIIGSGLRKGVDVGPLANESQLRNVLDYVDIGKSEGAELAFGGERLTEGEHAAGYYVRPAIFTGVTPNMRIAQEEIFGPVISVIRAGTFQEAMAIANDVEYGLSAAICTADMNAARRFIAGIESGVVKVNRPTTGNAVNAPFGGVKMSSTATYRESGRGALDFYTQIKTVYHGMQG; from the coding sequence ATGGCGACGGAAACGCTTGTAGAAACCTTTAAAAACCTGATCGACGGGCAGTGGGTCGAATCCGCAAGCGGTGAAACGTTCGCGAGCACGAATCCGGCGAATGCCGCGGAGATCGTCGGCCGCTTCCAGGCGTCGGCGGAGGAGGACGTCAACCGTGCGATCGAGGCTGCGCAGCGCGCGTTTCCCGCGTGGCGGGAAACGGCTCCGAGCAAGCGCGCGGATATTTTGTACAAGGCTGCGGACTGGCTGGAGGCGGGCCTCGAGCGTTTTGCCGAGGAGCTGACCCGCGAGGAGGGAAAGACGCTGGCCGCCAGCCGCATGGAAGTGAAGCGTTCGGCGCAGACGCTGCGGTATTACGCTTCGGAAGGGATGAACGTTGCCGGCGAGACGCTGCCCTCCGACGATCCGGAGACGTTCGTGTATACGCGAAGAGAGCCATTGGGCGTTGTAACCGTTATCACCCCATGGAATTTTCCGCTTTCGATCCCTGCCCGTAAAATCGCTCCGGCGCTAGTGACCGGCAACACGGTTGTCTTCAAACCGGCGTCGGATACGCCGCTCATCGCCTGCCGCCTTGTACAGGCGCTGCATGGAGCGGGGATGCCGGCCGGCGTCATCAACTTCGTGACGGGCTCGGCCTCGAAGACCGGCACGCCGCTTGTCACGCACCCGGCGGTCAAAGCCGTGACCTTCACCGGGTCCACCGGAGCCGGAGAGAAGATCAACCGCTCCGTCCGGCTGTCGACCCGCGTGCAGCTTGAGCTTGGCGGCAAAAATCCGCTTATCGTCATGGACGATGCCGATGTGGAGCAGGCGGCGGAGCTGGCGGTCAAAGGCGGCTTCGAGCTGACCGGGCAGGCGTGCACCGGAACGAGCCGCGTCATCGTGATGGACTCGGTGCATGACCGGTTTGTCGAAGCGCTGGTAGCCCGAACGCGGGCGCTTATCATCGGCAGCGGACTGCGCAAAGGCGTCGACGTCGGGCCGCTTGCCAACGAAAGTCAGCTTCGCAACGTGCTGGATTACGTGGACATAGGCAAAAGCGAAGGCGCCGAACTGGCGTTTGGCGGCGAGCGGCTGACCGAGGGCGAGCATGCCGCAGGTTATTATGTGCGTCCGGCGATTTTCACCGGCGTCACGCCGAACATGCGCATCGCGCAGGAGGAGATTTTCGGGCCGGTCATTTCCGTCATCCGCGCCGGCACGTTCCAAGAGGCGATGGCGATCGCCAACGATGTGGAATACGGCTTGTCCGCCGCCATCTGCACGGCCGATATGAATGCGGCCCGGCGGTTTATCGCGGGCATCGAGTCCGGCGTCGTGAAGGTGAACCGCCCGACGACGGGCAATGCGGTCAACGCGCCGTTCGGCGGCGTGAAGATGTCCAGCACGGCCACCTACCGCGAGTCCGGGCGGGGCGCGCTCGATTTTTACACACAGATTAAAACTGTCTACCACGGTATGCAAGGCTAG
- a CDS encoding chromate transporter has product MDYWRLFLGFFRIGLLGYGGGPTMIPLVHVEAVQKYGWMTDEEFSEVLAMGNALPGPIATKMAGYIGYKVKGTLGACVAIAAMVVPVLAGMILLLGAIYKLKDSGIVGGMTHGIQPVIGVMMAALAYDFFKKAWKSWVKSKTIAWTLISVVTLVLFDLNPGLLIGSALAYAFIESTYLLQRRRKKRREPDRGISA; this is encoded by the coding sequence ATGGATTACTGGAGGTTGTTCCTCGGCTTTTTTCGGATCGGTCTGCTCGGCTACGGCGGCGGTCCGACGATGATTCCTCTCGTCCACGTCGAAGCCGTGCAAAAATATGGCTGGATGACGGACGAGGAGTTCTCCGAAGTGCTGGCGATGGGCAACGCGCTGCCGGGGCCGATCGCGACGAAAATGGCCGGCTATATCGGCTACAAGGTGAAGGGAACGCTCGGTGCGTGCGTGGCGATCGCGGCGATGGTCGTGCCCGTGCTGGCCGGCATGATTTTGCTGCTGGGAGCGATCTATAAACTGAAGGATTCCGGCATCGTGGGCGGTATGACACACGGCATTCAGCCGGTCATCGGTGTGATGATGGCGGCGCTCGCATACGATTTCTTCAAGAAAGCGTGGAAAAGCTGGGTCAAAAGCAAAACGATCGCCTGGACGCTCATTTCCGTCGTAACGCTCGTGCTTTTCGACCTGAACCCGGGATTGCTGATCGGAAGCGCGCTGGCGTATGCGTTCATTGAGTCGACGTACCTGCTGCAAAGGCGCCGGAAAAAACGGAGAGAGCCGGATAGGGGAATTTCCGCATGA
- a CDS encoding 2Fe-2S iron-sulfur cluster-binding protein, producing the protein MPSVTFQTSGKSIEIEKDTNLLRMSIRYEGSVPYKCGGGLCGTCRVRIVEGGENLSKVMKKEIDRLGKEKIDMGYRLACQTFISGDVTVAWGEEDLERLNKIAERRINAAQ; encoded by the coding sequence ATGCCATCTGTGACTTTTCAAACGTCCGGCAAATCCATCGAAATTGAAAAAGATACGAATCTTTTAAGAATGTCCATTCGTTACGAAGGCAGCGTTCCTTATAAATGCGGCGGGGGGCTGTGTGGAACTTGCCGGGTACGGATCGTGGAAGGCGGCGAAAATCTTAGCAAGGTCATGAAAAAGGAAATCGACCGCTTGGGCAAAGAGAAGATCGACATGGGGTATCGCCTGGCATGCCAAACCTTTATTAGCGGAGATGTCACGGTTGCGTGGGGCGAAGAGGACCTCGAGCGGCTGAACAAAATCGCGGAGCGGCGAATTAACGCCGCGCAGTAA
- a CDS encoding sugar phosphate isomerase/epimerase family protein, which translates to MAYGTLAHTVGCKPLAELTRTLASYDIDFVQLALSKAISDIDTGLGRLSHGLAHHIGEQFQRSGVRIGVLGCYIDPIHPDPAQRRREIDRFKEHLRFARQLGVPMVATETGDLHTYRQQYPGSYIDKGYEVLRETVLELAEEAEKWGVYAAIEPVCRHTLSSPERMMQLLEEIPCSCIGVVLDPCNLLDERNLDRQDEVIDQAFSLFGDRIVLAHIKGLVYQDGKLVETKPGESEFHLARFLKLLASCKPFIDISIESTQPHELNDTIRYLKQIAE; encoded by the coding sequence ATGGCATACGGAACATTGGCACATACCGTAGGATGCAAGCCTCTCGCCGAACTGACGCGAACGCTCGCCTCTTACGACATAGATTTCGTGCAGCTTGCGCTTTCCAAGGCGATCAGCGACATCGATACCGGACTGGGGCGGCTCAGCCACGGTCTCGCCCATCATATCGGCGAGCAGTTTCAGCGCTCCGGCGTACGCATCGGCGTGCTCGGCTGCTACATCGACCCGATCCACCCCGATCCTGCGCAAAGAAGGCGTGAAATCGACCGCTTTAAGGAGCATCTGCGCTTCGCCCGTCAGCTCGGCGTGCCGATGGTCGCCACGGAAACCGGCGATTTGCATACGTATCGGCAGCAGTACCCGGGCAGCTACATCGATAAGGGCTATGAAGTGCTGCGGGAAACGGTGCTGGAGCTGGCCGAGGAAGCGGAAAAATGGGGCGTCTACGCCGCCATCGAACCCGTCTGCCGCCACACGTTGTCATCGCCGGAACGAATGATGCAGCTGCTTGAGGAAATTCCCTGCAGCTGCATCGGCGTTGTGCTCGACCCCTGCAACCTGCTGGACGAACGAAACCTCGACCGCCAGGACGAGGTCATCGACCAGGCATTCTCTTTATTCGGCGACCGCATCGTGCTCGCCCATATTAAAGGACTCGTCTATCAAGACGGCAAGCTGGTCGAAACGAAACCAGGCGAAAGCGAGTTCCACCTTGCCCGCTTTCTGAAGCTGCTTGCTTCCTGCAAACCATTTATCGACATCTCGATCGAATCGACCCAGCCTCATGAGCTGAACGACACGATCCGTTATTTGAAGCAGATCGCAGAGTAG
- a CDS encoding GntR family transcriptional regulator: MPDTPVIWRDEELSPIRDKVYQYIKQAIVQGVYKSGERIIERELADQLNVSRTPIREALFRLESQGFVKTLPRKGVVVSKLSPEEIIEIFTILSALESLAMKMAAQKADASQREELTQIIQSIDRSLAKNDFAPEDKNYHFEINDVICRAAQSPRLTQMLDGLSDYIRAFATLGYELPGRLRKAMEEHRDLASAVRNGEAELAESLTKIHLENSKRAYLEALEKE, translated from the coding sequence ATGCCGGACACGCCAGTAATATGGAGAGACGAAGAACTCAGCCCCATTCGCGATAAAGTTTATCAGTATATTAAACAAGCCATCGTCCAGGGCGTTTACAAATCCGGCGAACGCATCATTGAGCGGGAGCTTGCCGACCAATTGAACGTGAGCCGGACTCCGATTCGGGAAGCGCTGTTCCGCCTGGAGTCGCAAGGTTTTGTCAAAACGCTTCCGCGCAAAGGCGTCGTCGTTTCGAAGCTGTCGCCGGAAGAAATTATTGAGATTTTTACGATTTTGTCCGCGCTGGAAAGCCTTGCGATGAAGATGGCCGCGCAGAAAGCGGATGCGTCGCAGCGCGAAGAGCTGACGCAAATCATCCAGTCGATCGACCGTTCTTTGGCGAAAAACGATTTCGCTCCGGAAGATAAAAATTATCATTTTGAAATCAACGATGTGATTTGCCGGGCCGCGCAAAGCCCGAGGCTGACGCAAATGCTCGACGGCTTGTCCGATTATATCCGCGCTTTCGCGACACTCGGCTATGAGCTGCCGGGCCGGCTGCGCAAAGCGATGGAGGAGCATCGCGATCTGGCTTCGGCTGTGCGGAACGGGGAAGCGGAGCTGGCGGAGAGCTTGACCAAGATTCACCTGGAAAATTCCAAGAGGGCTTATCTGGAAGCGCTCGAGAAAGAATGA
- a CDS encoding NAD-dependent malic enzyme: MAYNSIILRLELNHAMVNFGDVASAISKAGGDITSIDVIRPGQETSVRDITVHVEEKAEARVVETLRSLQGIELINVSDRTFLVHLGGKISVQPNLPIKNREDLSRVYTPGVARVCTSIHENPQKAYSLTIKRNTVAVVTDGTAVLGLGDIGPHAAAPVMEGKAMLFKQLGGVDAFPICLDSKDTEEIIRTIKAISPIFGGINLEDISSPRCFEIETRLADELDIPVFHDDQHGTAIVVVAGLLNALKVAGKRMDQVRVVVNGIGAAGVSICKMLLASGVTKLVPVDREGAIVRGGEYSHPMWKWLSEQPQVEATPGTLKELIAGADVFIGVSRGGLLNAEDVQKMAPNSIVFAMANPVPEIAPEDALPHVRVFATGRSDYPNQINNVLVFPGIFRGALDCRARRINEPMKLAAARAIAAVVSPNELNDQYIIPSIFNEQVVTKVRHAVVEAAILTGVARRIPPDFR; the protein is encoded by the coding sequence GTGGCATATAACAGCATAATTTTGCGTCTTGAGCTTAATCACGCTATGGTAAACTTCGGTGATGTCGCTTCCGCGATCAGCAAAGCGGGCGGAGACATTACCTCGATCGACGTCATTCGTCCCGGACAGGAAACTTCCGTTCGCGATATCACGGTGCATGTGGAGGAAAAGGCGGAGGCGCGTGTGGTTGAAACGCTGCGGTCTCTTCAAGGGATCGAGCTTATCAACGTGTCCGACCGTACATTTTTGGTGCATTTGGGCGGTAAAATTTCCGTCCAGCCGAATTTGCCGATCAAAAACCGCGAGGATTTGTCCCGAGTATACACTCCCGGCGTAGCCCGCGTTTGTACGTCCATACATGAAAATCCGCAAAAAGCGTATTCGCTGACCATTAAAAGAAATACGGTAGCCGTCGTTACCGATGGCACGGCCGTTTTGGGCTTGGGCGATATCGGGCCGCATGCGGCTGCGCCGGTCATGGAAGGCAAAGCGATGCTGTTCAAGCAGCTCGGCGGCGTGGATGCGTTCCCGATCTGTCTGGACAGCAAGGATACGGAGGAAATTATCCGCACGATCAAGGCGATCAGCCCGATTTTCGGCGGCATCAATCTGGAAGATATCAGCTCGCCGCGCTGCTTCGAAATTGAAACGCGTCTGGCGGACGAGCTCGATATTCCGGTTTTCCATGACGACCAGCACGGCACGGCAATTGTCGTTGTCGCCGGTCTGCTTAACGCGCTGAAAGTAGCCGGCAAACGGATGGATCAGGTGCGCGTCGTCGTCAACGGCATCGGCGCGGCGGGCGTTTCGATTTGCAAAATGCTGCTGGCGTCCGGAGTGACCAAGCTTGTTCCGGTAGACCGGGAAGGCGCTATCGTGCGCGGCGGGGAATACTCCCATCCGATGTGGAAATGGCTCTCCGAGCAGCCGCAGGTGGAGGCGACTCCGGGCACTTTGAAAGAATTGATCGCAGGCGCCGACGTGTTTATCGGCGTTTCCAGAGGAGGCCTTCTGAACGCTGAGGACGTACAGAAAATGGCGCCGAACAGCATCGTCTTCGCGATGGCCAATCCGGTGCCGGAAATCGCACCCGAAGATGCGCTGCCGCATGTGCGCGTTTTTGCAACGGGACGAAGCGATTATCCGAACCAGATCAACAACGTACTCGTGTTCCCCGGCATTTTCCGCGGGGCGCTCGACTGCCGCGCGCGCCGCATCAACGAGCCGATGAAGCTGGCCGCCGCCCGGGCGATCGCCGCGGTCGTTTCGCCTAACGAGCTGAACGACCAATACATCATACCAAGCATATTCAACGAGCAGGTCGTCACCAAAGTCAGACATGCTGTCGTTGAGGCGGCGATTTTGACCGGCGTTGCGCGGAGAATTCCGCCGGACTTCAGGTGA
- a CDS encoding alpha-N-arabinofuranosidase, with product MASQAKMIVDKDFTIGSIDSRIYGSFIEHLGRAVYGGIYEPGHPQADELGFRKDVFELVRALDVPIVRYPGGNFVSGYNWEDGVGPKEERKRRLELAWRTIETNQFGFNEFADWTKKANTQAMMAVNLGTRGPDEARNLVEYSNHPSGTYWSDLRRSHGYEQPHGIKTWCLGNEMDGPWQIGAKTAVEYGRIAAETAKVMRWVDPTIELVACGSSSRTMPTFPEWEATVLDHTYNYVEYISLHQYYSNAEKDTPTFLARSVEMDRFIDSVIATCDYVKAKKRSKKTMYLSFDEWNVWYHSKEADSKLEPWQIAPPQLEDIYTHEDALLVGCMLISLLKRADRVKMACIAQLVNVIAPIMTETGGKAWKQTIYYPYLHASLYGRGTALVPLIQTPKYDTPSITDVPYLESIAIHNEEKSEVTIFAVNRHLDEALTLQVDLRSFGGCRLIEHIVLEHGDLKAANTAERPDNVTPHQRGSAAVDGSSVTAQLNKASWNVIRLKIS from the coding sequence ATGGCTTCTCAGGCAAAAATGATCGTAGACAAAGATTTCACCATCGGTTCCATCGATTCGCGAATTTACGGCTCCTTTATCGAGCATTTGGGCCGCGCCGTATATGGCGGTATTTATGAGCCCGGGCATCCGCAAGCGGACGAGTTGGGTTTCCGCAAAGACGTGTTCGAGCTCGTCCGCGCGCTGGATGTACCGATCGTCCGTTACCCAGGGGGCAATTTTGTTTCCGGTTACAATTGGGAGGACGGAGTAGGCCCGAAGGAAGAACGCAAACGCCGTCTCGAGCTGGCATGGAGAACGATCGAAACGAATCAGTTCGGCTTTAACGAATTCGCCGATTGGACGAAAAAAGCGAACACCCAGGCGATGATGGCGGTCAATCTCGGCACGCGCGGCCCCGATGAAGCGCGCAATTTGGTCGAATACAGCAACCACCCTTCCGGTACATACTGGAGCGATTTGCGCAGAAGCCACGGCTACGAGCAGCCGCACGGCATCAAGACGTGGTGCCTCGGCAACGAGATGGACGGTCCGTGGCAAATCGGCGCCAAAACAGCCGTCGAATACGGGCGCATCGCTGCCGAAACCGCCAAAGTGATGAGATGGGTCGACCCTACGATCGAACTCGTCGCATGCGGCAGCTCCAGCCGAACGATGCCGACGTTCCCGGAATGGGAAGCAACCGTGCTCGACCATACGTACAATTACGTCGAGTATATTTCCCTGCACCAATATTACTCGAATGCGGAGAAGGACACGCCGACATTTCTGGCGCGTTCCGTTGAAATGGACCGCTTCATCGATTCGGTCATCGCCACCTGCGACTATGTCAAGGCGAAAAAACGCAGCAAGAAAACGATGTACCTTTCCTTCGACGAGTGGAACGTATGGTACCATTCCAAAGAAGCGGACAGCAAACTCGAACCGTGGCAGATCGCGCCGCCGCAGCTAGAGGATATTTATACACACGAGGATGCGCTGCTTGTCGGCTGCATGCTGATCAGCCTGCTGAAGCGCGCCGACCGCGTCAAAATGGCGTGCATCGCTCAGCTCGTCAACGTCATCGCGCCGATCATGACCGAAACCGGCGGCAAAGCCTGGAAGCAAACGATTTATTACCCGTACTTGCACGCGTCCCTTTACGGCAGAGGCACCGCGCTTGTACCGCTCATCCAAACGCCCAAATACGATACGCCGTCCATCACCGACGTGCCTTATTTGGAATCGATCGCGATTCATAACGAGGAAAAAAGCGAAGTGACGATTTTCGCCGTCAACCGCCATCTGGATGAAGCTCTCACGCTGCAGGTTGATCTGCGCAGCTTCGGAGGCTGCCGCCTGATCGAGCACATCGTGCTGGAGCACGGCGATCTGAAGGCGGCCAACACCGCCGAACGGCCGGACAATGTAACGCCGCATCAGCGCGGCAGCGCCGCAGTCGACGGCAGCTCCGTTACGGCGCAGCTGAACAAAGCTTCATGGAACGTCATTCGTCTGAAAATCAGCTGA
- a CDS encoding RidA family protein: MHKHGQAAAKLAELDIVLGAAPVPAGSYAPYKMAASFLYLSGVTPKENGVLKYKGKVGDDFTKEEGYQAARLCAVNQLAALNAALGDLDRVAEIVKVTGFIHAAPGFSELPYVLDGASDLLTRVFGDRGLHARSAVGVASLPGAAAVEVEMIVRYE, from the coding sequence ATGCACAAGCACGGACAAGCCGCAGCGAAGCTTGCGGAATTGGACATTGTCCTCGGAGCCGCCCCCGTACCCGCGGGCAGCTACGCGCCTTACAAGATGGCGGCGTCCTTCCTGTATTTAAGCGGAGTGACGCCTAAGGAAAACGGGGTGCTGAAGTATAAGGGCAAGGTAGGGGACGATTTCACCAAAGAAGAGGGTTATCAGGCGGCCAGGTTATGCGCGGTCAATCAATTGGCCGCTCTGAATGCCGCTCTGGGAGATTTGGACCGCGTCGCCGAGATCGTGAAAGTGACCGGCTTTATTCACGCTGCGCCCGGCTTCTCCGAGCTTCCTTATGTGCTTGACGGCGCCTCTGACCTGCTGACCCGCGTATTCGGCGACCGCGGACTGCATGCCAGGTCGGCCGTCGGCGTGGCGTCGCTGCCGGGAGCGGCCGCTGTGGAAGTGGAAATGATCGTTCGTTACGAATAA